In one window of Labilibaculum sp. DW002 DNA:
- a CDS encoding non-canonical purine NTP diphosphatase — translation MKLVFATNNLNKLKELQHILGEDIELLSLSDINCTDEIPEDYETLEENANQKAKHIFDKYNVNCFADDTGLEIEALNNEPGVYSARYAGIDKDAKGNMKKVLANLKGIENRKARFRTVISLLIDGKETQFEGIVKGNILEKERGIDGFGYDPIFEPEGYDVSFAEMEMSEKNKISHRALAVQKLVAHLNKIK, via the coding sequence ATGAAGCTTGTTTTTGCAACCAATAACCTGAATAAATTAAAAGAATTACAGCATATTTTAGGTGAAGATATTGAACTTTTAAGCTTGTCGGATATTAATTGTACCGACGAAATTCCAGAAGATTACGAGACATTAGAAGAAAATGCGAACCAGAAGGCAAAGCATATTTTTGACAAGTACAATGTAAATTGTTTTGCTGATGATACTGGTTTAGAAATTGAAGCTCTAAACAATGAACCTGGTGTATATTCCGCTAGATACGCTGGCATTGATAAGGATGCGAAAGGCAATATGAAAAAGGTACTTGCAAATTTGAAAGGCATCGAAAATAGAAAAGCGCGATTCAGAACGGTAATATCTTTATTAATTGATGGTAAAGAGACTCAGTTTGAAGGTATTGTTAAAGGAAATATCCTTGAAAAAGAGCGTGGAATTGATGGGTTTGGATACGATCCAATATTTGAACCGGAAGGTTACGATGTTTCTTTTGCGGAAATGGAAATGAGCGAAAAAAATAAAATTAGTCATCGAGCTTTGGCAGTACAAAAACTGGTGGCGCATCTAAATAAGATTAAATAA
- the ahpF gene encoding alkyl hydroperoxide reductase subunit F, whose product MLEQTIKNQVIDLFASLKNQYTFQIKVASTHSNKEELVSLLRDVASCADKVNVEVQEESGLSFTILKNNKNTNVTFKAVPNGHEFTTLLLAILNLDGIGKNLPDAILTQRIQSISQKVELKSFISLSCTNCPDVVQALNIMAFYNENISHEIIDGAINIEEVEKLNIQAVPSVYANGKQLHVGRSSLGELLGKIEDQFGSDYQPQAQEDKEYDVIVAGGGPAGVSAAVYSARKGFSVAIVAEKIGGQVTETVSIENMISIPKTTGSELSGNLMKHLNDYPIDILDNRKVENLEVVDGIKTLTTSLNETLQTPALIIATGASWRKLNIPGESDYIGAGVAFCTHCDGPFYKGKKVVVIGGGNSGLEAAIDLSAIATEVKVLEFMDELKGDQVLQDKIKELSNVSITTSAQTLSIEGDGSKVNSIRYKNRVTNKEEVLTTDGVFIQIGLTANSQVFSDTVQTNRIGEIEIDSNCRTNQAGIYAAGDVSIVPYKQIVIAMGEGSKAALSAFDDKIKGLLLANQLEEVAYS is encoded by the coding sequence ATGCTCGAACAAACTATAAAAAATCAGGTTATTGATTTATTTGCATCGCTTAAAAATCAATATACATTTCAAATAAAGGTAGCTTCTACTCATTCTAACAAAGAAGAATTAGTTTCACTTTTAAGGGATGTTGCATCTTGTGCAGATAAAGTAAATGTGGAAGTACAGGAAGAATCGGGATTATCATTTACCATCCTAAAGAACAACAAAAATACCAATGTAACCTTCAAGGCTGTTCCAAACGGACATGAATTTACCACTTTGCTATTAGCTATTTTAAATCTAGATGGAATTGGGAAAAACTTACCTGATGCAATTCTTACCCAAAGAATTCAAAGCATCTCACAAAAGGTAGAATTAAAGAGTTTTATCTCACTTTCTTGTACCAATTGTCCTGATGTTGTTCAAGCATTGAATATCATGGCTTTCTATAATGAGAATATATCTCATGAAATAATAGATGGTGCGATTAATATTGAAGAAGTTGAAAAATTAAATATACAGGCAGTTCCAAGTGTTTATGCAAATGGAAAACAATTGCATGTTGGTCGTTCATCATTAGGTGAATTATTGGGGAAAATTGAAGATCAGTTTGGAAGTGATTACCAGCCACAAGCCCAAGAAGACAAAGAATATGATGTAATTGTTGCTGGTGGAGGACCTGCCGGTGTTTCTGCAGCTGTTTATTCTGCTCGTAAAGGTTTTTCAGTTGCCATTGTTGCTGAAAAAATTGGTGGCCAAGTTACTGAAACAGTTTCTATCGAAAATATGATTTCGATTCCAAAAACGACTGGATCTGAGTTATCCGGTAACTTAATGAAACACCTTAACGATTATCCAATTGATATTTTAGACAATCGTAAGGTAGAAAATTTAGAGGTAGTTGATGGAATAAAAACACTTACAACATCTTTAAACGAAACGCTACAAACACCTGCTCTTATTATTGCTACCGGAGCTAGTTGGAGAAAATTAAATATCCCTGGCGAAAGTGACTACATTGGTGCTGGTGTTGCCTTTTGCACTCATTGCGATGGTCCTTTTTACAAAGGGAAAAAAGTGGTTGTAATTGGTGGCGGAAACTCTGGACTAGAAGCTGCAATTGATTTATCTGCAATTGCCACTGAAGTAAAGGTGCTTGAATTTATGGATGAATTAAAAGGCGATCAGGTACTTCAAGATAAAATTAAAGAATTATCGAATGTAAGTATTACTACCAGTGCTCAAACTTTAAGCATTGAGGGTGATGGAAGCAAAGTAAATTCAATTAGATATAAAAACCGTGTAACGAATAAGGAAGAGGTTTTAACAACCGACGGTGTCTTTATTCAAATTGGTTTAACCGCAAACAGCCAAGTATTTTCAGATACAGTTCAGACCAATCGAATTGGTGAGATTGAAATTGATTCAAATTGTAGAACTAATCAGGCAGGAATATATGCTGCTGGTGATGTATCAATTGTACCTTACAAGCAAATAGTAATTGCAATGGGAGAAGGATCAAAAGCCGCCCTTTCGGCATTTGATGATAAAATAAAAGGCTTGCTTTTGGCAAACCAGTTAGAAGAAGTTGCCTATAGTTAA
- a CDS encoding universal stress protein, which translates to MENTKRSILVAWDFSTVAEYALEHALIFAENVDANVTLLHIVKKGSHIEEANAKMLEAVEKIEKEKGIRPEIVVREGSIFTSINDIAKEMNSMLVLMGTHGIKGMQKLTGSWALKVIIGSRVPFIVVQAPPVHKKYSSVVLPVDFKKENKEKLSWAEFLGKFFKAKMRIITPKIPEGQMLQRTKANLVFAKKYLENRGIDYEIDTADGGSDFAMETVDFAKKIEADIILIMTTKNISFQDYMLGAHEQFVIANSAHVPVMCVNPRTDLAKYGSFY; encoded by the coding sequence ATGGAAAACACTAAAAGATCAATACTCGTGGCATGGGATTTTTCAACTGTCGCAGAGTACGCATTAGAGCATGCTTTAATATTTGCTGAAAATGTTGATGCAAATGTAACATTGCTGCATATTGTAAAAAAAGGATCTCATATTGAGGAAGCTAATGCAAAAATGCTTGAGGCCGTTGAGAAAATTGAAAAAGAGAAGGGAATTCGCCCTGAAATAGTTGTACGTGAAGGAAGTATTTTTACTTCAATCAACGATATCGCAAAAGAAATGAATTCCATGCTAGTACTTATGGGTACTCATGGCATTAAGGGAATGCAAAAATTGACAGGTAGTTGGGCTTTAAAGGTTATTATTGGTTCACGTGTACCTTTTATCGTTGTGCAAGCTCCTCCAGTGCATAAGAAATATTCGTCTGTTGTTTTGCCTGTTGATTTTAAGAAAGAGAACAAAGAAAAATTAAGCTGGGCTGAATTTTTAGGTAAATTCTTTAAAGCAAAAATGCGAATTATTACACCTAAAATACCTGAAGGTCAAATGCTTCAGAGAACAAAAGCCAATTTGGTATTTGCTAAAAAGTATTTGGAGAACAGGGGTATTGATTATGAAATTGATACGGCTGATGGGGGTAGCGATTTTGCAATGGAAACAGTTGATTTTGCTAAAAAAATAGAAGCAGATATCATCTTAATCATGACAACAAAGAACATTTCATTCCAAGATTATATGTTGGGTGCTCATGAGCAGTTTGTGATTGCTAATTCGGCTCACGTTCCTGTTATGTGTGTTAATCCAAGAACAGACTTAGCCAAATATGGCAGTTTTTATTAA
- the ahpC gene encoding alkyl hydroperoxide reductase subunit C has translation MSLIGKQIVDFEVQAFANNDFKSVKKSDLLGKWSVFFFYPADFTFVCPTELEDLANLYPEFKAIDSEIYSVSTDTHFVHKAWHDTSDTIKKIQYPMLADPTGVLSRGFDVMIEEIGLAERGTFIVNPEGEIVAYEVVAGNVGRNAEELLRRLKALQFVAKNPSEVCPAKWKEGNETLQPSIDLVGKI, from the coding sequence ATGTCATTAATTGGAAAACAAATTGTAGATTTTGAAGTTCAAGCATTTGCAAACAACGATTTTAAAAGCGTTAAAAAATCAGATTTACTAGGTAAATGGTCTGTATTTTTCTTCTACCCTGCCGATTTTACATTCGTGTGTCCTACTGAATTGGAAGATCTTGCGAACCTTTATCCTGAGTTTAAAGCAATCGATAGTGAAATTTATTCGGTTTCTACCGATACCCATTTCGTACACAAAGCATGGCACGATACTTCAGACACAATCAAGAAAATTCAATACCCTATGTTAGCAGATCCAACAGGAGTTTTATCTCGTGGATTTGATGTAATGATTGAGGAAATTGGATTGGCTGAACGAGGAACTTTTATTGTAAATCCTGAAGGCGAAATTGTAGCTTACGAAGTTGTTGCAGGAAACGTAGGAAGAAATGCTGAAGAGTTACTAAGAAGATTGAAAGCATTGCAGTTTGTAGCTAAAAATCCTTCTGAAGTATGTCCAGCAAAATGGAAAGAAGGAAATGAAACCTTACAACCAAGTATCGACCTGGTTGGTAAAATATAA
- a CDS encoding PLP-dependent aminotransferase family protein has translation MITNLENILSDSAKGMKRSVIRELLKLTQRPDIISFAGGLPAPSTFPIEELKQISNEVLEEEGSSALQYGQTEGETHLREILLERYQKIGLNISIDNISILTSSQQGLDLAGKIFINRGDKIICGLPSYLGGLGAFSNYGAIPVGIKFDEFGMRSDLLEVSLSKLEAANDLPKFIYVIPDFQNPAGITMPEWRRLEIINIAKKYNILIIEDSPYRELRFEGESQRMMYDLDNSGQVICLGTFSKIFVPGFRIGWVIAHEAILDKFVKAKQSTDLCTSPFVQKIAARYLEKGLFDKNLKNIIKMYHRKRDVMLEAFEEFMPKGVKWTKPEGGLFLFLILPEDMDAEDLFEIAIKKNVAFVLGSVFHCDGSGKNTMRINFSYMDEDQNRIGVQRLAESIQTLLNNKCLTV, from the coding sequence ATGATCACAAATTTAGAAAACATTCTTTCTGATAGTGCCAAGGGCATGAAACGGTCGGTTATCAGAGAGCTTTTAAAATTAACTCAAAGACCTGACATCATTTCTTTTGCGGGCGGATTACCTGCTCCTAGCACCTTTCCAATTGAAGAACTAAAGCAAATTAGCAATGAAGTTCTGGAAGAAGAGGGAAGTTCTGCTTTGCAATATGGTCAAACTGAGGGAGAAACTCATCTTCGGGAAATCCTGCTTGAACGCTATCAAAAAATTGGCTTAAATATTAGTATTGATAACATTAGTATACTCACCTCATCGCAACAAGGACTCGACTTAGCGGGTAAAATATTCATTAACCGTGGCGATAAAATCATTTGCGGATTACCAAGTTATTTAGGTGGTTTAGGTGCTTTTTCGAACTATGGAGCAATTCCTGTTGGAATAAAATTTGATGAATTTGGAATGCGTTCAGATTTACTAGAAGTAAGCTTGTCTAAACTTGAAGCAGCTAATGATTTACCAAAATTCATTTACGTAATCCCTGATTTTCAAAATCCTGCCGGTATCACAATGCCAGAATGGAGAAGATTGGAAATTATCAATATTGCGAAAAAATACAATATTTTAATCATTGAGGACAGTCCGTATCGAGAATTACGTTTCGAGGGGGAATCTCAAAGAATGATGTATGATCTGGACAATTCAGGGCAAGTAATTTGCTTGGGAACTTTCTCTAAAATATTTGTTCCTGGATTTAGAATTGGGTGGGTAATTGCTCACGAAGCGATTCTTGACAAATTTGTGAAAGCCAAGCAGTCGACTGACCTTTGCACCTCTCCTTTTGTACAAAAAATTGCCGCCAGATATCTAGAAAAAGGATTGTTCGACAAAAACTTAAAAAACATTATAAAAATGTACCATCGCAAACGCGATGTGATGTTAGAAGCCTTTGAAGAATTTATGCCTAAGGGTGTTAAATGGACAAAACCCGAGGGTGGTTTATTTCTTTTTCTTATCTTGCCTGAAGATATGGATGCGGAAGACCTCTTTGAAATTGCAATTAAGAAGAATGTCGCATTTGTATTGGGTTCGGTTTTCCACTGCGATGGTAGTGGCAAAAATACCATGAGGATTAACTTTTCCTATATGGATGAAGACCAGAATAGAATTGGTGTTCAACGCTTGGCTGAATCGATTCAAACCTTATTGAATAACAAATGTTTAACCGTTTGA
- a CDS encoding two-component regulator propeller domain-containing protein codes for MSVLRNLLLALFVLFSVKGYGQLRLGEWREHLPYQKANRLVKAGDRLYCLTESGFFSYSLIDNEIVAYSKTNGLSESKVSSVAWSENEQTLLVAYANGNLDLISEGRITNLPDIKNFALVSDKKINSIVIRDGLAYLGTNFGIVVIHIDREEVADTYFIGNGGEQLVVNELTLSENEIWAATDRGIFSANWNAINLADFNSWTLQNGIPDFQKECKHLTFLDGNLIVSRDFLETQSELYQYNNGVWSTFGSGFSKIHSLNSLNDQLWVVQSEETQIFNSNGIQADAIGSSSLLHMRDAYKFDGRTFVADWEQSLTEITGGNLSFIKPDGPLSGNISNVYSNGSDTWAVAGGFDDSYEALDRKAELYQFRDQEWSNYTEKNTDAFIGSSDLIAVSGNQRDQSRVYTASWGDGIFVFKDQQYLEKWNSGNSPLGTKGISGLDSDTDGNLWILDANSSSPVKVLSLEREWTSLNYSTLANRVNMRKILCLSNGDKWVLNNLGQSLFAFNENGTLANEDDDVIASFLVRDENNATISSQVYDAVEDEDGNVWLGTDNGVAVYANPGNLFRSGDFIAYQPIITIDGSTQYLLGSETVVSIAVDGANQKWLGTENSGVFLVSENADEQLAHFTNENSPLPSNYIRKISVNPSSGEVFFLTDKGMVSYKGGVTEGQESYNDLYVYPNPVRETYHGDIVVSGLMSESTVKITDISGNLVMEGKSAGGQYIWDGKNFNGSRVHTGVYLIFCSNSDGSKSKVIKLLFIH; via the coding sequence ATGTCAGTTTTGCGAAATCTACTTCTTGCACTATTCGTTCTGTTTTCCGTAAAGGGTTATGGACAATTGCGATTAGGTGAATGGCGTGAGCATTTACCCTATCAAAAAGCCAATAGATTGGTAAAAGCTGGAGATAGATTGTATTGTTTAACGGAATCAGGTTTCTTTTCCTATTCGTTGATTGATAATGAAATTGTGGCATACAGCAAAACCAACGGCCTTTCAGAATCGAAGGTCAGTTCAGTAGCTTGGTCAGAAAATGAACAAACATTATTAGTAGCCTATGCAAATGGGAATTTGGATTTAATATCAGAGGGAAGAATTACAAACCTTCCTGATATTAAAAACTTTGCTTTGGTAAGTGATAAAAAAATCAACTCGATTGTAATTCGTGATGGGCTTGCTTACCTAGGAACTAATTTTGGAATTGTAGTAATTCACATTGATAGAGAAGAAGTTGCAGATACTTACTTTATAGGCAATGGAGGAGAGCAACTTGTTGTTAATGAGTTAACACTGAGTGAAAATGAGATTTGGGCAGCTACCGATCGAGGAATTTTCTCAGCAAATTGGAACGCGATAAACTTGGCTGATTTTAACAGTTGGACACTTCAAAATGGTATTCCTGATTTTCAAAAGGAGTGTAAGCATTTGACGTTTTTGGATGGAAACCTTATTGTTAGTCGTGATTTTTTAGAGACGCAAAGTGAGTTGTATCAGTATAATAATGGTGTCTGGTCTACTTTTGGAAGTGGTTTTTCAAAAATCCATTCATTGAATAGTTTAAACGATCAATTGTGGGTTGTACAATCGGAAGAAACACAAATATTCAACTCAAATGGCATACAGGCAGATGCAATTGGTTCATCGAGTTTGTTGCACATGCGCGACGCCTATAAGTTTGATGGTAGAACATTTGTTGCCGATTGGGAACAATCATTAACGGAAATAACAGGAGGTAATTTGAGCTTTATTAAGCCTGATGGTCCTTTGAGTGGAAACATTAGCAATGTTTATTCAAATGGCAGTGATACATGGGCTGTAGCAGGAGGATTTGATGATTCCTATGAAGCTTTGGATCGAAAGGCTGAGTTGTACCAATTTCGCGATCAGGAATGGTCTAATTATACTGAAAAGAATACAGATGCTTTTATTGGGAGTTCCGATTTGATTGCAGTTAGTGGGAATCAAAGAGATCAATCGCGTGTTTATACAGCTAGTTGGGGCGATGGAATTTTTGTTTTTAAAGATCAGCAATATTTAGAGAAATGGAATTCTGGAAATTCACCCTTAGGAACAAAAGGCATAAGTGGTCTTGATAGCGATACAGATGGAAATTTATGGATTTTGGATGCCAACTCATCAAGTCCGGTAAAGGTTCTTTCTTTAGAACGTGAATGGACAAGTTTGAATTATTCAACACTTGCAAATCGGGTGAATATGAGAAAGATTCTCTGTTTGTCGAACGGTGATAAATGGGTTTTAAATAATCTGGGGCAATCCTTATTTGCATTCAATGAAAATGGAACTTTGGCAAATGAAGATGATGATGTGATTGCTTCTTTTCTTGTTCGGGATGAAAATAACGCTACCATCAGTTCGCAGGTATATGATGCCGTTGAGGATGAGGATGGAAATGTTTGGTTGGGAACAGATAATGGAGTAGCAGTTTACGCTAATCCTGGAAATCTTTTCCGAAGTGGTGACTTTATTGCTTATCAGCCAATTATCACAATCGATGGATCAACTCAATATTTATTGGGAAGCGAAACTGTGGTAAGTATCGCTGTTGATGGAGCCAATCAAAAGTGGCTAGGAACAGAAAATTCAGGTGTGTTTTTGGTATCTGAAAATGCAGATGAGCAATTGGCACATTTTACAAACGAAAACAGTCCTTTACCTTCTAATTATATTCGAAAAATTTCAGTTAATCCTTCTAGTGGGGAAGTGTTTTTCCTTACCGATAAGGGAATGGTATCCTACAAAGGTGGAGTTACAGAAGGACAGGAGTCTTACAATGATTTGTATGTTTACCCAAACCCAGTTAGAGAAACTTATCATGGCGATATTGTTGTGAGTGGCTTAATGTCTGAGTCAACTGTGAAAATTACCGATATAAGTGGTAATTTGGTGATGGAAGGAAAATCAGCTGGAGGACAGTACATCTGGGATGGCAAAAACTTTAACGGTTCTCGAGTTCATACAGGTGTTTACCTAATATTCTGCTCCAATTCAGATGGTTCCAAATCAAAAGTGATTAAATTACTCTTTATTCACTAA
- the recO gene encoding DNA repair protein RecO, giving the protein MIHQTKGIVFSQLKYGETSIIVQVYTEKFGRQAYIVKGGRSKKSVSKSNLFRPFFLLDMEVYHREGKNLQSLKEVRLCENLNNLVFDVYKSAMVLFLAEVCSKVLREEEHNQDLFVFLYNSIRYLDLTEESIKRFHLYFLSKLTRFLGFFPQLNWSDENAFFDMDNGFFVPEAKTHAHCLNLQLSRKLNSLFNTSIDLVNDLKMSSEELGEVLRAILNFYALQIDGFSNLKSLSVLHELFQEEE; this is encoded by the coding sequence ATGATTCATCAAACCAAAGGCATTGTATTTAGCCAGTTAAAGTATGGCGAAACAAGCATAATTGTGCAAGTTTATACAGAGAAGTTTGGACGTCAGGCCTATATTGTAAAAGGTGGTCGATCGAAAAAGTCAGTTAGCAAAAGCAATTTATTTCGACCTTTCTTTCTTTTGGATATGGAAGTGTACCATAGAGAAGGCAAGAATCTTCAATCCTTGAAAGAAGTTCGATTGTGCGAGAATTTAAACAATCTGGTTTTTGATGTGTACAAAAGTGCTATGGTACTTTTCTTAGCAGAAGTTTGCTCAAAAGTACTTCGTGAGGAAGAGCATAACCAAGATTTATTCGTTTTCTTATACAATAGTATTCGTTACCTTGATTTAACGGAAGAGTCGATAAAACGATTCCATTTGTATTTTTTAAGCAAGTTAACACGCTTCTTAGGTTTCTTTCCACAGTTAAATTGGTCGGATGAAAATGCCTTTTTCGATATGGATAATGGCTTTTTTGTACCTGAAGCAAAGACACATGCTCATTGCCTGAATTTACAGCTTAGTCGAAAGCTTAATTCTTTATTTAATACTTCAATTGATCTTGTTAATGATTTAAAGATGAGTAGTGAAGAGCTTGGTGAGGTTTTAAGAGCTATTTTGAATTTTTATGCCCTCCAGATTGATGGTTTTAGCAATTTAAAGTCTCTATCTGTACTGCATGAACTCTTTCAGGAGGAGGAATGA
- a CDS encoding branched-chain amino acid aminotransferase, translating to MENIDWSKFGFGYTKTDYNVRCNYRDGKWGELEVSSSDQVNVHIAATGLHYGQQAFEGLKAFKGPDGKVRVFRIDENGKRLQNSSNGIMMAEMPLELFEEAVVKAIKLNERWIPPYESGASLYIRPVLFGNGAQVGVSPAAEYTFAVFVMPVGPYFKEGFKPTDYVVYREYDRAAPQGTGTIKVGGNYAASLRGGSRAHDEGFSAVLFLDAKEKKYIDECGPANFFGIKNNSYVTPKSNSILPSITNKSLCQIAEDMGMTVERRPIEVTELADFTEAGACGTAAVISPIRKIVDADNNIDYFFGDEAGKTSFKLYETLRGIQYGTVEDKHNWNTIIEF from the coding sequence ATGGAAAATATTGACTGGTCTAAATTTGGTTTCGGTTATACCAAAACTGATTACAATGTTCGTTGTAACTACCGTGATGGAAAATGGGGAGAATTAGAAGTATCTTCATCTGATCAGGTAAATGTTCATATCGCTGCCACAGGTTTACACTATGGCCAGCAAGCATTTGAAGGCTTAAAAGCATTTAAGGGTCCTGATGGAAAAGTAAGAGTATTTCGTATCGATGAGAATGGAAAACGTCTTCAGAATTCATCAAATGGTATCATGATGGCTGAAATGCCTCTTGAATTGTTTGAAGAAGCTGTAGTCAAAGCAATCAAATTGAATGAAAGATGGATTCCACCATACGAGTCAGGTGCTTCTCTTTATATTCGTCCAGTTCTTTTTGGTAATGGAGCTCAAGTTGGTGTAAGTCCGGCTGCTGAATATACATTTGCTGTATTCGTAATGCCAGTAGGACCATATTTCAAAGAAGGTTTCAAGCCAACTGACTATGTTGTTTACCGCGAATACGATCGTGCAGCTCCTCAGGGAACAGGTACAATCAAAGTAGGTGGGAACTATGCTGCTTCCTTAAGAGGAGGTTCTCGTGCACACGATGAAGGTTTTTCTGCAGTATTGTTCTTAGATGCTAAAGAGAAGAAATATATCGACGAGTGTGGACCAGCTAACTTCTTCGGAATTAAAAACAATTCATATGTAACTCCTAAGTCTAATTCAATTCTTCCATCTATTACAAACAAGAGTTTGTGTCAGATTGCTGAAGATATGGGTATGACTGTTGAACGCCGTCCAATTGAGGTTACTGAATTAGCAGACTTTACTGAGGCTGGTGCTTGTGGTACTGCTGCTGTAATTTCTCCAATTCGTAAGATTGTTGATGCAGATAATAATATTGATTATTTCTTTGGTGATGAAGCTGGTAAAACAAGTTTCAAATTATATGAAACACTTCGTGGAATTCAATACGGAACGGTTGAAGATAAGCATAACTGGAATACAATTATCGAATTTTAA
- a CDS encoding adenylate/guanylate cyclase domain-containing protein: MYVSLYCLSLLFPANYFSNLLLSLGENTVSFISENIVVVGIIQIFLFALMYLWHQLRLKKQRKSIENEFYDKNQEIIDQKEKAEKLLSNLLPKQTAEELQSTGKVSSKRYRMVTVLFSDIHGFTKIVEQMNPEDLIDELDKFFMHFDSVVEKFNIEKIKTVGDAYMCAGGIPNKNRTNPIEVILAAMEIQQYMKSMKINSKAGKKAIWGLRIGVHTGPVIAGVVGTKKVSYDIWGDTVNTASRMESSGSVSEINISGMTYMLVRDFFICEYRGRMPVKYKGNIDMYFVKGFKPNMSSDLKGLVPNQHFITQFQMLRYDDLEEAILTKLENELPKNLYYHNLKHTIDVITEVEIIGRKEGVKDPEMIILKTAALFHDTGFILSYNNHEECGVKMARHILPKYFYSEEQIDQVANLIMNTKFPPEPKTKLEMIICDADLDYLGRTDFIPVSGNLYRELKEHSKIKSIDDWNRLQIKFIENHQYFTETARNMRDVNKIRQLDKLRELI; the protein is encoded by the coding sequence ATGTACGTCTCTCTATACTGTTTAAGTTTATTATTTCCAGCCAATTACTTTTCAAATTTACTTTTAAGTTTGGGGGAAAACACAGTCAGTTTCATCTCCGAAAACATAGTAGTAGTTGGGATTATTCAAATATTTCTCTTTGCCTTGATGTATTTATGGCATCAACTAAGGTTAAAAAAACAAAGAAAAAGCATTGAAAATGAATTTTACGATAAAAATCAAGAGATAATAGATCAAAAAGAAAAAGCAGAGAAATTACTTTCCAATTTACTACCTAAACAAACTGCAGAAGAATTACAATCTACAGGAAAAGTTAGCTCTAAAAGATATAGAATGGTAACCGTTTTGTTTTCCGACATCCATGGATTTACCAAAATTGTCGAACAAATGAACCCAGAAGATCTAATAGATGAACTGGACAAGTTTTTTATGCACTTTGACTCTGTTGTTGAAAAATTCAATATTGAAAAAATTAAAACGGTAGGTGATGCTTACATGTGTGCCGGTGGTATTCCAAATAAAAATCGAACCAACCCAATAGAGGTAATTTTGGCTGCCATGGAAATTCAGCAGTACATGAAAAGCATGAAAATCAACTCAAAAGCGGGTAAAAAAGCCATTTGGGGCTTACGAATTGGTGTACATACTGGTCCTGTAATTGCTGGTGTAGTTGGAACTAAAAAAGTTAGCTACGACATATGGGGCGATACTGTAAACACTGCAAGTAGAATGGAATCATCTGGTTCTGTAAGCGAAATAAATATTTCAGGAATGACCTATATGCTAGTTCGTGATTTCTTTATTTGTGAATACAGAGGACGAATGCCAGTCAAATACAAAGGAAATATTGACATGTACTTTGTAAAAGGTTTTAAGCCCAATATGTCTTCCGATCTAAAGGGCTTGGTACCAAATCAACATTTCATCACGCAATTTCAAATGCTGCGTTACGATGATTTAGAAGAAGCCATTCTAACCAAGTTGGAAAATGAATTGCCTAAAAATCTATATTATCACAACCTAAAACACACCATTGATGTAATTACAGAGGTTGAAATTATTGGCAGAAAAGAAGGTGTTAAAGATCCTGAGATGATTATTCTAAAAACTGCAGCCTTATTTCATGATACAGGTTTTATCTTATCGTATAATAATCATGAAGAATGTGGTGTTAAAATGGCTCGTCATATCTTACCAAAATATTTCTACTCTGAAGAACAAATTGATCAGGTTGCCAATCTTATTATGAATACCAAGTTTCCACCTGAACCAAAGACAAAATTAGAGATGATCATATGCGATGCTGATCTTGATTACCTTGGTCGCACCGATTTTATTCCAGTATCGGGAAATTTGTATCGAGAATTGAAAGAGCATAGTAAAATCAAAAGCATTGACGACTGGAACAGACTCCAAATCAAATTCATAGAGAATCATCAGTATTTTACCGAAACAGCACGCAACATGCGAGACGTAAATAAAATAAGACAGCTCGATAAACTTAGAGAGTTGATTTAA